One segment of Pradoshia eiseniae DNA contains the following:
- a CDS encoding MFS transporter has translation MGEPLKQEAVIDVQQKMPKHRPFGLRDKIGYLMGDFGNDFFFLLVSSYLMVFYTDVFHISAATVGALFMFARIWDAFADITWGRFIDTRPASKHGKFKPWILRMSFPLVISGVLMFVTIPGMSDGFYLAWAFVTYIVWGTLYSTVNIPYGSMASVITDKPDERTTLSTWRTAGAMLAGLIINAGAPLIVMVDNQLDANRMFMAACVFGVLSICCYIACYKMSTERLAAPVQAQEKGNLKATLKGLMKNKPLLWILVASLLFMMNTMLMGAVNVYLFKDYFQSAAALSIFAVVQTGAAFVAMPLIKPLVRKFGKKELASAGLVLSAITYFALFFMKDLTGMQFVAVASIGMFGVAFFNTVVWAFVTDVIDYHELLTGLREDGTVYSIYSFARKIGQAIAGGIGGFAIAAVGYNAASTVQTQGTLDGIHMLGTLVPAIVYMIVLAILVFLYPLNKKRTDEMVAELTARRKK, from the coding sequence ATGGGTGAGCCATTAAAACAAGAAGCAGTTATTGATGTTCAACAGAAAATGCCAAAACATCGGCCATTTGGGTTGAGAGATAAAATCGGATACTTGATGGGTGACTTTGGAAACGACTTCTTCTTTCTTTTAGTAAGTTCTTATCTAATGGTATTTTACACAGACGTTTTTCATATTAGTGCAGCCACTGTAGGGGCACTATTCATGTTCGCTCGTATTTGGGATGCTTTTGCCGATATCACTTGGGGCCGTTTCATCGATACTAGACCAGCTAGCAAACACGGTAAATTTAAACCTTGGATTTTAAGAATGTCATTCCCGCTAGTTATTTCAGGTGTATTAATGTTCGTAACGATTCCAGGAATGAGCGATGGTTTCTATCTAGCTTGGGCTTTTGTCACGTATATTGTATGGGGTACATTATACAGTACAGTAAATATTCCTTACGGATCTATGGCTTCAGTTATTACAGACAAGCCGGATGAACGTACTACATTATCTACTTGGAGAACAGCAGGCGCAATGTTAGCTGGTCTAATCATTAACGCAGGTGCTCCGCTAATTGTAATGGTGGATAACCAACTAGATGCAAATCGAATGTTCATGGCTGCTTGTGTCTTCGGTGTTCTTTCTATTTGCTGCTATATTGCATGCTACAAAATGTCAACAGAACGTCTTGCAGCTCCAGTACAGGCACAAGAAAAAGGTAATTTGAAAGCAACATTAAAAGGTTTAATGAAAAACAAACCATTACTTTGGATTTTAGTTGCGTCCCTATTATTCATGATGAACACAATGCTAATGGGTGCGGTTAATGTATACTTGTTCAAGGATTATTTCCAGAGCGCAGCTGCATTGAGTATTTTTGCAGTCGTACAAACAGGCGCAGCATTCGTGGCAATGCCGTTAATTAAGCCGCTTGTAAGAAAGTTCGGTAAAAAGGAATTGGCATCTGCTGGGTTAGTCCTATCTGCGATTACGTACTTTGCCCTATTCTTCATGAAAGATTTAACAGGCATGCAGTTCGTAGCAGTTGCATCTATTGGTATGTTCGGTGTCGCTTTCTTCAACACAGTTGTATGGGCATTCGTAACGGATGTTATCGACTATCACGAATTATTGACAGGTTTACGTGAAGATGGAACTGTATACTCTATTTATTCATTTGCCCGTAAAATTGGCCAAGCAATTGCAGGCGGTATCGGCGGTTTTGCCATCGCAGCAGTTGGCTACAACGCAGCAAGCACGGTACAAACACAAGGTACTCTTGATGGTATCCATATGCTAGGGACATTAGTACCGGCGATTGTATATATGATTGTTCTAGCGATTTTAGTATTCTTGTATCCATTGAACAAAAAACGTACAGATGAGATGGTCGCAGAATTAACTGCTAGAAGGAAGAAATAA